The window TCGTGCCGTTGAGGCGAATGTACTGCAGATCGCGGCCGACCATGAGTTCGATCTTCTCGGTGGTCTCTTCGGGGTCCCAGCGTTCCACGGTGTCGGTGATGACGGAGGCGATGTCGTGCCGGTATCGCTCGATGACGAACACCGCTGCATCCGTCACCCAGCCGTCGACGCGGGCGCGCAGGGCCTCATCCCGTTCGAGACGGCGGCCGATGTCCGTCAGGGTCTCGACCAGGCGCCGGCGCAGCCCGCTCTGCGGGTCGCTGAGGCCGCGCGTGAGACCGTTCTTGGCTGTGCGCCACGCCTCGCCGGCCAGCTCTCGGACCCGAGGCGAATCGAACACTGTCGTCTTCGCGTCTTCGAATCGTCCGATCGTCGCGGCATCGTGCTGCAGGTTGTCCGCCAGACGCGCGAGGTAGCCGTCCACTGCGTGCCGTGCCGGGTGATCGGGATCGGCACGCACCGCGGCGACGAACTTGACGGCCTCGTGGTATGCGGCCTCATCGATCATCGTGTGCACCATCGACGGCACCCACGAGGGCAGGCGCCGGGAGATCAGGCCCGTGAATGCCGAGCGGTTCGCTCGCAGCCACGAGGCCATGCTGTCCGCGGCGAGGTCGACCGCGCCGTGGTGCGCACCGGAGTCGACCATGCGCTCGAGCCACCCGCCGAGCGGCGGTCCCCAGTCGGGAAGCACCAAGTGCTCGCGGGCGAGGTCGCCGAGCAACTGCTGTACGTCGTCGTCACTGAGCGCCTCGATGACGTTCGTGGCGATCGTCGCGCCCTCGGACGCGACGCGCTCGGCGTTCGCGGGCTGCGACAGCCAGGCGCCGAGACGCGCCGAGAGTGAGAAGGACTCGAGCTTGCCGCGGATGACAGGAGCGGCGAGGAAGTTGGTCTCGACGAACTCGCCCAGCGTGCGTCCGATCTCGTCCTTGCGGGTCGGGATGATCGCCGTGTGCGGGATGGGAAGGCCGAGCGGCCGCCGGAACAGCGCCGTCACCGCGAACCAATCCGCGAGCGCTCCGACCATGCCGCCCTCCGCCGCGGCGCGCACATAGGAGAGCCACGGATAGCGGCTCTGCAGCGCGAAGGCGATGACGAAGACGACCGCGAGCACGATGAGGGCTCCGAGCGCGATGCCCTTCATGAGCCGCAGCCCGCGCAACCGCTCCCGGTCGGCGTCGCTCAGCAGTGCTGTCGGTGTGCGGGGCATTTCGTCATCCTTCCACGGCGTACTCTGTCAGCGTGATCGACGACATCAAGAAGCGCGCCCTGCATCGTACGAGCATCCTGGAGGGACAACTACGCGGGGTGACCAAGATGATCGAGTCCGAGGAGTACTGCATGGACATCATCACGCAGTCACGGGCCATCCAGCGCTCACTGGAATCGTTGAATCGTCTGCTGCTCGAGAATCACCTGCGCACCCACGTGGCGCACATGTTCGAAGAGGGCGGCGAGGACCGGGAGCGCGCCGTCGAGGAGCTGCTGCGCGCGTTCGATTTCGCGGGGAAGTGATCAGCTCGCCAGATCCTCGCGCTGACTCGTCCACCCGACGTCGAAGCTGCGGTTGCCGCTGATCGCCGCCGCGAACGGCTCCACGGCCGACATGGTCTCCGCGTCCAGGACGAGTCCGGATGCGGGGAGCCACTCGTCCACGTGTCGCGTGAAGCGCGAGCCGGGGATGGGCGCTGCGGCCACTCCGAACTGCGCGGCGCGCGTGAACAACCAGCCGAGCGCGAGTTGCGCACCCGTCAGGCCGCGCTGGCGCGCCAGAGCGAGATAGCCGGCGCGGAGGTCCGCGTTGGCGGCGAGGTTCTCGGCGGAGAACCTCGGGAACCGCGGCCGACCGTCACCGGGCCCGATGTCGGCGGGGGAGAAGGCGTCGGTCAGCCAGGCACGGCTCAGCGGCGAGTACGGCACGAAGCCGATCCCGAGCTCGGCCGCCGTCGGAACGACGGACTTCTCCACGTCGCGGCTGACGACACTCCACTCGGTCTGGACGGCAGCGATCGGATGCACGGCGTGAGCACGGCGGATCTCGTCCGCGGTGGCCTCCGACAGCCCGATGTGGAGCACCTTCCCCGCGCTCACGAGCTCGGACATCGCGCCGACCGTCTCCTCGATGGGAACGTGCGGATCGACACGATGCTGGTAGTAGAGGTCGACGTGGTCGGTACCGAGTCGGGAGAGGCTCTGATCGATCTGCTCGCGCACGTAGGCGGCGTCGCCACGGATGCCGCGTGAGCCGATCGCACCGCCCGAGATCCCGAACTTCGTCGCCAGGGTGATCTCGTCGCGTCGGCTGGCGAGCAGCCGTGCGATCGTGCGCTCGCTGCGGCCCGCGCCGTAGATGTTGGCCGTGTCGACGAACGTGAGTCCCGCATCCACCGCGTGCGTCAGCGTCGCGAGCGCGGTCGCGTCGTCGACCGGCCCGTACACGTCGCTGAGGCTCATCCCGCCGTAGCCGAGTGCGCTGACCTCGAGGCCGTCGCCGAGAAGGACCCGACCCACGGCGCTCACTCGGACGCCCCCTGCTGGAGCGGTCCGAGCCACGCAGCGGCGACGGTCGCGTGCGCGGACTCCGGGTCGGAAGGATGGAACTGGCCGGCGAGGACGTCGCGGTACAGGCGGCCCAACTCGCTGGACGAGAAATACGACGAGCCCCCGGCTACGAGGATCGCCTCGTCGACGATCCGCTTGGCGCCCGCGGCTGCCCGGTGCTTGAGACCGGACAGCAGCGAGAACCACCGCGCCCCGTGGTCGACGCCGGCATCCACGTCGTGGGCGAGCGCGGCGATCTGAGGGACGAGGGCGTCGTACGTCAGCGCCATCTCCGCAACCCGCCACCGGATGTCGGGGTCCTGGCTGTACGACAGCCCCGTCTTGCGCGAGCGCCGCCGCGCGGCCGTCTCGACGGCGACGTCGAGCGCGCGTCGGCCGATGCCGGTGTAGACGGACGCGAGCAGGATCTCGAAGACGCTGAAGATGCCGAAGACGATCGGATCGGGCTGGGGGCCGGGCGCGACCCGGCGCACGATCCGATCGGCGGGAGCGACGGCGCCGTGGAGCT is drawn from Microbacterium binotii and contains these coding sequences:
- a CDS encoding DUF445 domain-containing protein; amino-acid sequence: MPRTPTALLSDADRERLRGLRLMKGIALGALIVLAVVFVIAFALQSRYPWLSYVRAAAEGGMVGALADWFAVTALFRRPLGLPIPHTAIIPTRKDEIGRTLGEFVETNFLAAPVIRGKLESFSLSARLGAWLSQPANAERVASEGATIATNVIEALSDDDVQQLLGDLAREHLVLPDWGPPLGGWLERMVDSGAHHGAVDLAADSMASWLRANRSAFTGLISRRLPSWVPSMVHTMIDEAAYHEAVKFVAAVRADPDHPARHAVDGYLARLADNLQHDAATIGRFEDAKTTVFDSPRVRELAGEAWRTAKNGLTRGLSDPQSGLRRRLVETLTDIGRRLERDEALRARVDGWVTDAAVFVIERYRHDIASVITDTVERWDPEETTEKIELMVGRDLQYIRLNGTIVGSLAGLTIFAIAHAVFGA
- a CDS encoding metal-sensitive transcriptional regulator, with protein sequence MIDDIKKRALHRTSILEGQLRGVTKMIESEEYCMDIITQSRAIQRSLESLNRLLLENHLRTHVAHMFEEGGEDRERAVEELLRAFDFAGK
- a CDS encoding aldo/keto reductase; protein product: MSAVGRVLLGDGLEVSALGYGGMSLSDVYGPVDDATALATLTHAVDAGLTFVDTANIYGAGRSERTIARLLASRRDEITLATKFGISGGAIGSRGIRGDAAYVREQIDQSLSRLGTDHVDLYYQHRVDPHVPIEETVGAMSELVSAGKVLHIGLSEATADEIRRAHAVHPIAAVQTEWSVVSRDVEKSVVPTAAELGIGFVPYSPLSRAWLTDAFSPADIGPGDGRPRFPRFSAENLAANADLRAGYLALARQRGLTGAQLALGWLFTRAAQFGVAAAPIPGSRFTRHVDEWLPASGLVLDAETMSAVEPFAAAISGNRSFDVGWTSQREDLAS